The following coding sequences are from one Gossypium raimondii isolate GPD5lz chromosome 4, ASM2569854v1, whole genome shotgun sequence window:
- the LOC105778724 gene encoding CRIB domain-containing protein RIC4 produces MRDKMEKLVILPFSVGCVSDSSVAVAAQRHHHHHQPRRSKPPPAAADTNSNAKRTQKEDEDSLSSENMKYSLKLLPLPKPDISTGFNRLVTKSFKTLSQLFAYKDEIVESENEMEIGFPTDVKHVTHIGLDGSASTSPSNGSWDNRLSLHDLFTFPSSTAPSGQCELPMETHPEAASPFVQAHN; encoded by the exons ATGAGAGACAAAATGGAAAAGCTCGTTATTCTTCCCTTCTCCGTTGGTTGTGTCTCTGATTCAAGCGTGGCTGTTGCAGCACAGCggcaccaccaccaccaccagcCTAGGAGATCAAAGCCTCCTCCTGCTGCTGCTGACACCAATTCAAATGCAAAAA GAACACAAAAGGAAGACGAAGACAGTTTATCGAGTGAAAACATGAAGTACTCATTGAAGTTACTGCCTCTTCCAAAGCCTGACATATCAACTGGGTTTAATAGGCTCGTCACCAAGAGTTTCAAGACATTATCTCAGTTATTTG CCTACAAAGACGAGATAGTAGAGTCggaaaatgaaatggaaatcgGATTCCCGACAGATGTAAAGCATGTGACACACATAGGATTGGATGGATCGGCATCTACCAGCCCCAGCAATGGCAGCTGGGACAATCGTCTCTCTCTTCATGACTTGTTCACTTTCCCCAGCAGTACTGCTCCTTCGGGACAGTGTGAACTCCCCATGGAAACACACCCAGAAGCAGCTTCACCCTTCGTTCAAGCTCATAATTAA